A genomic region of Silurus meridionalis isolate SWU-2019-XX chromosome 7, ASM1480568v1, whole genome shotgun sequence contains the following coding sequences:
- the tvp23b gene encoding Golgi apparatus membrane protein TVP23 homolog B, protein MLRMDSSEDVSLFDAEEESTKNSRKSKIKHPVASFFHLFFRIGAILIYLLCEFLSSSFIACMVSIILLLSCDFWTVKNITGRLLVGLRWWNQVDEDGNSHWVFESRKAVVLMGLVLQCANLYGYVRCKVGTSSNLKNMATTYLGKQFLSQAVSKQDTS, encoded by the exons ATGCTGAggatg GACTCCAGTGAGGATGTGTCGTTATTCGATGCTGAAGAGGAATCTACAAAGAATTCAcgaaaatctaaaataaa ACACCCCGTGGCCTCGTTCTTCCACCTGTTTTTCCGTATCGGAGCGATCCTGATTTACCTCCTGTGTGAGTTCCTCAGCAGCAGCTTCATCGCCTGCATGGTGTCCATCATCCTCCTGCTGTCATGTGATTTCTGGACTGTTAAA AACATCACAGGCCGGTTATTGGTGGGTCTGCGCTGGTGGAACCAGGTGGATGAAGACGGGAACAGTCACTGGGTGTTTGAGTctagaaag gcggTGGTGTTAATGGGTCTAGTTCTGCAGTGTGCTAATCTCTATGGTTACGTTCGGTGTAAAGTTGGAACCAGCAGTAATCTGAAGAACATGGCCACTACCTATCTGGGAAAACAGTTCCTTTCTCAG
- the LOC124388505 gene encoding zinc finger and SCAN domain-containing protein 29-like, protein MEKWTDEDVQALLNIYAEENIQKEFESSARNAKVYQKISARLGEMGIQHSPQRCREKIKKMKQDYKKIKDHNRINGTNRRSGKWFERLDAILGERGRDLGCGDSGESGDCGDCVSVLLEPFSEKHRTFLHHGEEEEEKEVSFTEDDQFSELSFDSPVAPSRPTHRPPAQPHPRAPRPGKRKRDGEVRGDVLEVLRQMEEEQMLDLRRDYEQRERHFQLLLQHIKEEFAVRQEEAAQARRQQREFQQGVLTLLTQLLYTFSSRNANSSSSSSPPPD, encoded by the exons ATGGAGAAGTGGACAGATGAAGATGTCCAGGCTCTCCTGAACATCTACGCAGAGGAAAACATCCAGAAAGAGTTCGAGTCCTCGGCCCGGAACGCAAAAGTGTATCAGAAGATATCTGCTCGTCTGGGGGAGATGGGGATCCAGCACAGCCCTCAGCGCTGCCGGGAGAAGATCAAGAAGATGAAGCAGGACTACAAGAAGATTAAGGATCATAACCGGATCAACGGAACGAACCGGCGCAGCGGCAAGTGGTTTGAGAGGCTCGACGCGATCCTGGGGGAGAGGGGACGGGATTTGGGCTGCGGGGACAGCGGGGAGAGCGGGGACTGCGGGGACTGCGTGTCCGTCCTGCTGGAGCCGTTCTCTGAGAAACACAGGACCTTCCTGCACcatggggaggaggaggaggagaaggaggtgtCCTTCACCGAGG ATGATCAGTTCTCAGAGCTCAGCTTTGATTCCCCTGTGGCCCCCAGCAGACCCACCCATCGCCCCCCTGCCCAGCCACACCCCCGAG CTCCTCGTCCAGGAAAGCGGAAGCGTGACGGAGAGGTGCGGGGAGACGTGCTGGAGGTGCTGAGGCAGATGGAGGAGGAGCAGATGTTGGATCTGAGGAGGGATTACGAGCAGCGAGAGCGTCACTTCCAGCTGCTGCTGCAACACATCAAAGAGGAATTCGCCGTTCGTCAGGAGGAAGCAGCTCAGGCCAGGCGGCAGCAGAGGGAGTTCCAGCAGGGCGTCCTGACCCTCCTCACGCAGCTCCTGTACACCTTCAGTAGCAGGAACGCCAATTCATCTTCATCCTCGTCCCCGCCCCCTGATTAg